The following are from one region of the Amycolatopsis sp. QT-25 genome:
- the pheS gene encoding phenylalanine--tRNA ligase subunit alpha, translating into MSEANDKQAPQAGTLAPETLTVAVEQAETDFAAAADLDALAAVKPAHLGDQSPLLLARREIGALPKQEKAEAGKRVNEARQGIQAAFDARRAVLQVERDEKVLREETVDVTLPWDRVPRGARHPIATLSDRIADAFIAMGYEVADGPELEAEWFNFDALNFGKDHPARQLQDTFYLGEEDSGLVLRTHTSPVQARTLLHRDLPVYVVCPGRTYRTDELDATHTPVFSQVEGLAVDKGLTMAHLKGTLDAFARAMFGESSKTRLRPHFFPFTEPSAEVDVWFEEKKGGAGWVEWGGCGMVNPNVLRACGVDPEVYSGFAFGMGIERTLQFRNGIPDMRDMVEGDIRFTLPFGTEA; encoded by the coding sequence ATGTCCGAAGCCAACGACAAGCAGGCCCCCCAGGCGGGAACGCTCGCGCCGGAAACGTTGACGGTCGCCGTCGAACAGGCCGAGACCGATTTCGCGGCCGCGGCGGATCTCGACGCGCTGGCCGCGGTCAAACCCGCTCACCTCGGGGACCAGTCTCCGCTGCTGCTCGCCCGCCGCGAGATCGGCGCCCTGCCGAAGCAGGAGAAGGCCGAAGCGGGCAAGCGGGTCAACGAAGCGCGCCAGGGCATCCAGGCCGCCTTCGACGCCCGCCGCGCCGTGCTCCAGGTCGAGCGTGACGAAAAGGTGCTCCGCGAGGAGACCGTCGATGTCACGCTCCCGTGGGACCGGGTGCCCCGTGGCGCCCGGCACCCGATCGCGACCCTGTCGGATCGGATCGCCGACGCGTTCATCGCGATGGGCTACGAGGTCGCCGACGGCCCGGAACTCGAAGCCGAGTGGTTCAACTTCGACGCGCTGAACTTCGGCAAGGACCACCCCGCGCGCCAGCTGCAGGACACGTTCTACCTCGGCGAGGAGGACTCCGGCCTGGTGCTGCGGACGCACACCTCGCCGGTGCAGGCCCGCACGCTGCTGCACCGTGACCTGCCCGTGTACGTCGTCTGCCCCGGCCGCACCTATCGGACCGACGAGCTCGACGCCACGCACACCCCGGTGTTCTCGCAGGTCGAAGGCCTCGCGGTGGACAAGGGCCTGACGATGGCGCATCTCAAGGGCACCCTCGACGCCTTCGCCCGCGCGATGTTCGGTGAGAGCTCGAAGACCCGCCTGCGCCCGCACTTCTTCCCGTTCACCGAACCGTCGGCCGAGGTCGACGTCTGGTTCGAGGAGAAGAAGGGCGGCGCCGGCTGGGTCGAATGGGGCGGCTGCGGCATGGTCAACCCCAACGTCCTGCGTGCCTGCGGCGTCGACCCCGAGGTCTACTCGGGCTTCGCCTTCGGCATGGGTATCGAGCGCACCCTGCAGTTCCGCAACGGAATCCCGGACATGCGCGACATGGTGGAGGGCGACATCAGGTTCACCCTGCCCTTCGGAACGGAGGCCTGA
- a CDS encoding RNA methyltransferase codes for MTGDSALPRPGAAPFTERTPRVVAARKLTRRAEREKTGRFLAEGANAVEAALDHGGEVYELFVTERAAAQQESLLVAAREAGVPVSPITDRAAGGLSETVTPQGIVAVCALVDRPQETVLKAGAKLVVVLVDVADPGNAGTVIRVADAAGADAVVLAGDSVDPHNGKCVRAAAGSLFHPAITRIRDVDAALTACSAAGLRTFGAHGYADTELDQVTFDEPTAWVFGNEAHGLPREVLDTVDLAVKIPMYGRAESLNLATAAAICVYTNAMASRAVTT; via the coding sequence CTGACCGGCGACAGCGCACTTCCCCGACCCGGGGCCGCTCCGTTCACCGAACGGACGCCCCGGGTTGTTGCTGCGCGCAAGCTCACCCGCCGGGCCGAGCGTGAGAAGACCGGCCGGTTCCTCGCCGAAGGCGCGAACGCGGTCGAAGCCGCGCTCGACCACGGCGGCGAGGTGTACGAGCTGTTCGTGACCGAACGCGCCGCCGCGCAGCAGGAGAGCCTGCTCGTCGCCGCGCGCGAGGCGGGCGTCCCCGTCTCGCCGATCACCGATCGCGCGGCCGGCGGATTGTCCGAGACCGTGACGCCGCAAGGCATCGTCGCCGTCTGCGCGCTCGTCGACCGTCCACAAGAGACCGTCCTGAAGGCGGGCGCGAAGCTTGTCGTCGTCCTCGTCGACGTCGCGGACCCCGGTAACGCGGGCACCGTGATCCGCGTCGCGGACGCCGCCGGTGCCGACGCGGTCGTTCTCGCGGGGGACAGCGTCGACCCGCACAACGGCAAATGCGTCCGCGCGGCCGCCGGTAGTCTGTTCCACCCCGCCATCACCCGGATCCGGGACGTCGACGCGGCCTTGACGGCCTGCTCCGCCGCCGGACTCCGCACCTTCGGCGCGCACGGCTACGCCGACACCGAGCTCGATCAGGTGACCTTCGACGAGCCCACGGCGTGGGTCTTCGGCAACGAAGCGCACGGATTGCCGCGGGAAGTTCTGGACACGGTCGATCTCGCGGTCAAGATCCCGATGTACGGCCGGGCGGAGAGCCTGAACCTCGCGACGGCCGCCGCGATCTGCGTGTACACGAATGCGATGGCCTCCCGGGCCGTGACCACGTAG
- the rplT gene encoding 50S ribosomal protein L20, translated as MARVKRAVNAQKKRRATLELASGYRGQRSRLYRKAKEQTLHSLNYAYRDRRARKGDFRRLWITRINAAARANGVTYNRLIQGLKAAGVEVDRKILAELAVNDAAAFTALAELAKANVNTEEKKSA; from the coding sequence GTGGCACGCGTCAAGAGGGCTGTCAACGCCCAGAAGAAGCGTCGCGCGACTCTCGAGCTCGCCAGCGGCTACCGCGGCCAGCGTTCGCGGCTGTACCGCAAGGCGAAGGAGCAGACGCTTCACTCGCTGAACTACGCCTACCGGGACCGTCGTGCCCGCAAGGGTGACTTCCGTCGGCTGTGGATCACCCGCATCAACGCGGCCGCCCGCGCCAACGGTGTCACCTACAACCGCCTCATCCAGGGCCTCAAGGCCGCGGGTGTCGAGGTGGACCGCAAGATCCTCGCGGAACTCGCGGTCAATGACGCCGCCGCCTTCACCGCGCTGGCCGAGCTGGCCAAGGCGAACGTGAACACCGAAGAGAAGAAGTCGGCCTGA
- the rpmI gene encoding 50S ribosomal protein L35, with protein MPKMKTHSGTSKRVRVTGSGKLRRQKAGRRHLMEKKSNRLTRRLEGTTEIAKNDVGRVKRLLGR; from the coding sequence ATGCCGAAGATGAAGACGCACAGCGGGACGTCCAAGCGTGTCCGCGTCACGGGTTCGGGCAAGCTGCGCCGCCAGAAGGCCGGCCGCCGCCACCTGATGGAGAAGAAGTCCAACAGGCTCACCCGGCGCCTCGAAGGCACGACCGAGATCGCCAAGAACGACGTCGGCCGCGTCAAGCGCCTTCTCGGCCGCTGA
- the infC gene encoding translation initiation factor IF-3, giving the protein MSSETRINDRIRVPEVRLVGPAGEQVGIVRIEDALRLAQENDLDLVEVAPQARPPVCKLMDFGKFKYESAQKARESRRNQQLTVIKEQKLRPKIDQHDYETKKGHVSRFLAAGNKVKVTIMFRGREQSRPELGFRLLQKLADEVTELGFVESSPKQDGRNMIMVLAPHKNVKPQKAAKAAKDESSEPPADA; this is encoded by the coding sequence ATCAGTTCCGAGACACGCATCAACGACCGAATCCGGGTACCGGAGGTCCGCCTCGTCGGGCCGGCCGGTGAACAGGTCGGCATCGTCCGGATCGAAGATGCGCTGCGGCTGGCACAGGAGAACGATCTCGATCTCGTCGAGGTTGCTCCGCAGGCACGCCCGCCCGTATGCAAGCTCATGGACTTCGGCAAGTTCAAGTACGAGAGCGCGCAGAAGGCCCGCGAGTCCCGCCGCAACCAGCAGCTCACCGTCATCAAAGAGCAGAAGCTGCGGCCGAAGATCGACCAGCACGACTACGAGACCAAGAAGGGTCACGTGTCGCGGTTCCTGGCCGCCGGGAACAAGGTCAAGGTCACGATCATGTTCCGCGGTCGCGAGCAGTCCAGGCCGGAACTCGGTTTCCGCCTGCTGCAGAAGCTCGCCGACGAGGTGACCGAGCTCGGTTTCGTCGAGTCGTCGCCGAAGCAGGACGGTCGCAACATGATCATGGTGTTGGCCCCGCACAAGAACGTGAAGCCGCAGAAGGCCGCGAAGGCAGCCAAGGACGAGTCGTCCGAGCCGCCCGCCGACGCGTAG
- a CDS encoding DUF1844 domain-containing protein yields MSDEPVQQPPYSPDVRDLEDIPSVEVISRAAVMLLSAGAERLGLADEDPAGSPHRDLDEARRLITALAGLVTASAEYLGLHAGPLRDGLQSLQKAFREASAVPDAPGQGPGEKYTGPVY; encoded by the coding sequence GTGTCAGACGAACCAGTTCAGCAACCCCCGTATTCCCCGGACGTCCGCGATCTGGAGGACATCCCGAGCGTCGAGGTGATCAGCAGGGCGGCCGTCATGCTGCTCTCCGCCGGCGCGGAACGCCTCGGCCTCGCGGACGAGGACCCGGCCGGGTCGCCCCACCGCGACCTCGACGAAGCCCGTCGCCTGATCACCGCCCTCGCCGGGTTGGTCACCGCTTCGGCGGAGTACCTCGGCCTGCACGCGGGCCCGTTGCGCGACGGCCTCCAATCGCTACAGAAGGCGTTCCGCGAGGCTTCGGCCGTGCCGGACGCGCCAGGGCAGGGGCCGGGCGAGAAGTACACGGGACCGGTCTACTAG
- a CDS encoding GntR family transcriptional regulator: MSGLAKVSRSLLRDEAYESIRRAIIDGTLPPGTNLRDGDLAEQLGLSRAPVRQALLRLTEDGLVESKPQSYTRVAGFVPDDVRDALELVRALHEFAVRTGAPRMGPAEVAAMRAANARFADAIAAGDITAAIAADDELHDVPVAAARNRAIAATLARYTPLLRRLEYARFGSLPAHRSVQRHAELADAIEAGDVDAARAITTTIWTELEDLLETP; the protein is encoded by the coding sequence ATGAGTGGGTTGGCGAAGGTGTCCAGGTCCCTTCTACGGGACGAGGCTTACGAGAGCATCCGGCGGGCGATCATCGACGGGACGCTGCCGCCGGGGACGAACCTGCGCGACGGCGACCTCGCCGAGCAGCTGGGGCTTTCCCGGGCGCCGGTGCGCCAGGCGTTGCTGCGGCTCACCGAGGACGGCCTCGTCGAGTCGAAACCGCAGAGCTACACGCGCGTGGCCGGTTTCGTTCCCGACGACGTCCGCGACGCGCTGGAGCTGGTCCGAGCACTGCACGAGTTCGCCGTCCGGACGGGCGCCCCGCGGATGGGACCGGCAGAGGTCGCCGCGATGCGCGCGGCCAACGCCCGGTTCGCCGACGCGATCGCCGCCGGGGACATCACGGCCGCCATCGCCGCCGACGACGAACTCCACGACGTCCCGGTCGCCGCCGCGCGCAACCGGGCGATCGCCGCGACGCTCGCCCGCTACACCCCGCTGCTGCGCCGCCTCGAATACGCCCGCTTCGGCTCCCTCCCCGCGCACCGGTCGGTCCAGCGTCACGCCGAGCTGGCCGACGCCATCGAAGCGGGCGACGTCGACGCCGCCCGCGCGATCACCACCACGATCTGGACCGAGCTCGAAGACCTTCTGGAGACGCCATGA
- a CDS encoding 1-aminocyclopropane-1-carboxylate deaminase has product MTLADFPRYPLLFGPSPVHPLERLTAHLGGAKVWAKREDVNSGIAFGGNKTRKLEYLVADALASGADTLISIGGVQSNHTRQVAAAAARAGLKAVLVQESWVDWADPMYDKVGNIQLSRVLGADIRMAEAGFGVGFKESWENAVKEIEAGGGKPYAIPAGGSDHRLGGLGFANWIVELEAQEAELGIFFDTVVVCSVTGSTQAGMVAGAALSGKPRRILGIDGSAKPAETRDQVTRIARATAELIGAGGIGEVELDERYHAGVYGIPDESTLDAIRTLARLEGVLTDPVYEGKSMAGLIDLVSRGEIARDSNVLFAHLGGQPALNGYTSVL; this is encoded by the coding sequence ATGACCCTCGCCGATTTCCCGCGCTACCCGCTGCTGTTCGGCCCCTCCCCCGTGCACCCGCTCGAACGGCTCACCGCTCATCTCGGCGGCGCGAAGGTCTGGGCGAAACGCGAGGACGTCAACTCCGGGATTGCGTTCGGCGGCAACAAGACCCGGAAACTCGAGTACCTGGTCGCCGACGCGCTCGCCTCGGGCGCGGACACGCTGATCTCGATCGGCGGTGTCCAGTCGAACCACACCCGCCAGGTCGCCGCGGCCGCCGCGCGGGCCGGGCTCAAGGCCGTTCTGGTGCAGGAGAGCTGGGTCGACTGGGCCGACCCGATGTACGACAAGGTCGGCAACATCCAGCTCTCGCGTGTCCTCGGCGCGGACATCCGGATGGCCGAGGCCGGATTCGGCGTCGGTTTCAAGGAAAGCTGGGAGAACGCGGTCAAGGAGATCGAGGCAGGCGGCGGAAAGCCGTATGCGATCCCGGCGGGCGGGTCGGACCACCGGCTCGGCGGGCTCGGTTTCGCGAACTGGATCGTCGAGCTCGAAGCGCAGGAGGCCGAACTCGGCATTTTCTTCGACACGGTGGTCGTCTGCTCGGTCACCGGCAGCACGCAGGCCGGGATGGTCGCCGGAGCGGCGCTTTCGGGCAAGCCGCGCCGGATTCTCGGCATCGACGGGTCGGCGAAACCGGCCGAGACGCGCGACCAGGTCACCCGCATCGCCCGTGCGACCGCGGAGCTGATCGGTGCCGGTGGGATCGGCGAGGTCGAACTGGACGAGCGCTACCACGCCGGGGTCTACGGCATCCCGGACGAGTCCACGCTCGACGCGATCCGCACACTGGCGCGGCTGGAGGGCGTGCTCACCGACCCGGTGTACGAGGGCAAGTCCATGGCGGGGCTGATCGACCTCGTTTCGCGCGGCGAGATCGCGCGGGACTCGAACGTGCTCTTCGCGCACCTGGGCGGGCAGCCCGCGCTGAACGGGTACACGAGCGTGCTCTAG
- a CDS encoding Rid family detoxifying hydrolase has protein sequence MSKTAISTENAPKPVAAFSQAVRKGNILQVAGQVAFDPATGAIVGETVGEQTEQTFKNIEAVLEAAGSSLADAMMVRVYLTDVDHFGAFNEVYDKLIGEAPHPARTTVYVGLPAGLLVEIDVLAVTD, from the coding sequence ATGAGCAAGACCGCGATCAGCACGGAGAACGCGCCGAAGCCGGTGGCCGCGTTCTCGCAGGCGGTCCGCAAGGGCAACATCCTGCAGGTGGCCGGCCAGGTCGCCTTCGACCCGGCCACCGGCGCCATCGTCGGCGAGACCGTCGGTGAGCAGACCGAGCAGACCTTCAAGAACATCGAGGCGGTGCTCGAGGCCGCCGGTTCGAGCCTGGCCGACGCGATGATGGTGCGCGTGTACCTGACCGACGTCGACCACTTCGGCGCGTTCAACGAGGTCTACGACAAGCTGATCGGCGAGGCGCCGCACCCCGCCCGCACCACCGTGTACGTCGGCCTGCCCGCCGGGCTGCTGGTGGAGATCGACGTCCTGGCCGTGACGGACTGA
- a CDS encoding IclR family transcriptional regulator — translation MSQSLDRALTLLSGLAREPKTLDQLAEEIGVHKSTVLRLLRTLETHHFVRREGQRYYRLGSALFDLAQQALEDRDVRRTAQSALAGLNARTGHTVHLASYEDGEVVYIDKFEGRHSVRMYSRIGKRAPLHCTAVGKVLVAAMTPEKQADVVSRIDFFVRTPNTITTPAAYGKELALVADRGYAVDNAEHEDFIHCVAAPVRGPGGVVLAAASVSVPKVLLDYDGLMALVPELIAAAEEASVHSGWTGNRKGKLE, via the coding sequence ATGAGCCAGAGCCTGGACAGGGCGCTCACGCTGCTGAGCGGCCTGGCCCGCGAGCCGAAGACGCTGGACCAGCTCGCCGAGGAGATCGGTGTGCACAAGTCGACCGTGCTGCGGTTGCTGCGCACCCTGGAAACGCATCACTTCGTGCGAAGGGAAGGGCAGCGGTACTACCGGCTCGGCAGCGCGCTGTTCGACCTCGCGCAGCAGGCGCTGGAAGACCGCGACGTCCGCCGCACCGCGCAGTCCGCGCTCGCCGGGCTCAACGCCCGCACCGGGCACACGGTGCACCTCGCGTCCTATGAGGACGGAGAGGTCGTCTACATCGACAAGTTCGAGGGCAGGCATTCGGTGCGGATGTACTCCCGCATCGGGAAACGCGCTCCGCTGCACTGCACCGCCGTCGGCAAGGTGCTGGTGGCGGCGATGACGCCGGAGAAGCAGGCGGACGTGGTCTCGCGGATCGACTTCTTCGTCCGCACGCCGAACACGATCACCACGCCCGCGGCCTACGGGAAGGAACTCGCGCTCGTCGCCGACCGCGGCTACGCGGTGGACAACGCCGAGCACGAGGACTTCATCCACTGCGTCGCCGCGCCCGTCCGCGGCCCTGGCGGCGTCGTACTCGCCGCCGCGTCGGTGTCGGTGCCGAAGGTGCTGCTCGACTACGACGGCCTGATGGCGCTCGTGCCGGAGCTGATCGCCGCCGCCGAAGAAGCTTCCGTCCACAGTGGATGGACGGGGAACCGAAAGGGGAAGTTGGAATGA
- a CDS encoding sugar kinase, whose protein sequence is MKSTDVLCIGESMALFVPAESGPPDEVRKWVRSIGGAESNVACHLPALGFASAWVSAVGDDPFGRALVREIGAAGVDVSAVVVDPTRPTGLYIKESGVDGSPVRYYRKGSAASGMDAGLLGELDLDRVRVIHLSGITPALSDGCLDLVRALMERPRGDTLVSFDVNFRPALWTGRDPSVLAGLAARADIVLAGEDEAERVWGTGDPDRLRAALPGPKTLVVKHGARGVTLVDGDEAPLFSPALRVDVVEPVGAGDAFAAGFLAATLRGDEPALRLRRGHLQAAATLLTHDDVGRPLPGSVVEALLGADEAAWAAAKLTDKGLVGG, encoded by the coding sequence ATGAAGAGCACTGACGTGTTGTGCATCGGGGAGTCGATGGCCTTGTTCGTACCGGCCGAATCCGGGCCGCCCGACGAGGTACGGAAGTGGGTGCGAAGCATCGGCGGAGCCGAATCGAACGTCGCCTGCCATCTCCCGGCGCTGGGTTTCGCCAGCGCGTGGGTGAGTGCCGTCGGCGACGATCCGTTCGGCCGCGCTCTCGTGCGCGAGATCGGCGCGGCGGGGGTGGACGTCAGCGCGGTCGTGGTCGACCCGACGCGGCCGACCGGGCTCTACATCAAGGAAAGCGGGGTGGACGGCAGCCCCGTGCGCTACTACCGCAAAGGTTCGGCGGCGTCCGGAATGGACGCCGGCCTGCTGGGGGAACTCGATCTCGACCGGGTGCGCGTGATCCACCTGTCCGGGATCACGCCCGCCCTGTCGGACGGCTGTCTCGACCTGGTGCGGGCGCTGATGGAACGACCGCGTGGCGACACGCTGGTGTCGTTCGACGTGAACTTCCGGCCCGCGCTGTGGACCGGGCGTGACCCGTCGGTACTGGCCGGGCTGGCGGCTCGCGCCGACATCGTGCTGGCAGGAGAGGACGAGGCCGAGCGGGTGTGGGGGACCGGCGACCCGGATCGGTTGCGCGCCGCGCTGCCCGGGCCGAAGACGCTGGTCGTCAAGCACGGGGCACGCGGGGTGACGCTCGTCGACGGCGACGAGGCACCGCTGTTCTCGCCCGCGCTCCGGGTCGACGTCGTGGAGCCGGTCGGCGCCGGTGACGCGTTCGCCGCCGGTTTTCTCGCCGCCACCCTGCGCGGCGACGAGCCCGCGCTCCGGTTGCGGCGCGGTCACCTGCAGGCCGCGGCCACCTTGCTGACCCACGACGACGTGGGTCGGCCGCTGCCCGGATCCGTCGTCGAAGCGCTCCTCGGGGCGGATGAGGCAGCATGGGCGGCGGCGAAGCTGACGGACAAGGGATTGGTGGGCGGATGA
- a CDS encoding amino acid deaminase, with protein MFEAGTIDSAAVAAVREERVDWRFRSVAPSLSGLTIGEAAARGAKLFEDGFLGPFVVLDEEAVEHNLRTMADWCAERGIALAPHGKTTMAPQLFERQLRHGAWGITCANAGHLRIYRAFGVSRILLANQLLDPSALKWLAAELDADDDFEFVCWVDSVRGVELMTEALRGARRKVDVLVELGAGGGRTGVRDTETALAVAEAAHASPALRLRGSGGYEGALSHHTDEKSLQLISSYVDGLRELVFAFNDKGLLDDAGRIIVTGGGSAYFDRVADELTKDWGDLDVLPILRSGAYVTHDDGFYRVISPLGEHPRIDGVASFRSALRAWAQVTSKPTDGLALLTIGKRDASFDEGMPEPRLLRKGDGQASVLEGHSIQKMNDQHAFLTLPPSSPVEVGDWIALGLSHPCTVFDKWPLIPVVGPDGETVLDFVRTHF; from the coding sequence ATGTTCGAAGCCGGCACCATCGATTCCGCCGCGGTCGCGGCCGTCCGGGAGGAGCGCGTCGACTGGCGCTTCCGCTCGGTCGCGCCGTCGTTGTCCGGTCTCACGATCGGCGAGGCCGCCGCCCGCGGCGCGAAGCTGTTCGAAGACGGCTTTCTCGGCCCGTTCGTCGTGCTCGACGAGGAAGCCGTCGAGCACAACCTGCGCACGATGGCGGATTGGTGCGCCGAGCGCGGGATCGCGCTGGCCCCGCACGGCAAGACGACGATGGCGCCGCAGCTGTTCGAACGGCAGCTACGGCACGGCGCGTGGGGCATCACCTGCGCGAACGCCGGCCACCTGCGGATCTATCGGGCGTTCGGCGTTTCCCGGATCCTGCTGGCGAACCAGCTGCTCGACCCCTCGGCCCTGAAGTGGCTCGCCGCGGAGCTGGACGCCGACGACGACTTCGAGTTCGTCTGCTGGGTCGACTCGGTCCGCGGCGTCGAGCTGATGACCGAAGCCCTGCGCGGTGCCCGCCGCAAGGTGGACGTCCTGGTCGAACTCGGTGCCGGGGGCGGCCGCACCGGCGTCCGTGACACCGAGACCGCACTCGCCGTCGCCGAGGCCGCGCACGCGAGCCCGGCTCTGCGGCTGCGCGGATCCGGCGGCTACGAAGGCGCGCTTTCCCACCACACCGACGAGAAGTCGCTCCAGCTAATCAGCTCCTATGTGGACGGCTTGCGCGAACTCGTCTTCGCGTTCAACGACAAGGGCCTGCTCGACGACGCCGGCCGGATCATCGTCACCGGCGGCGGCAGCGCGTACTTCGACCGTGTCGCCGACGAGCTCACCAAGGACTGGGGTGATCTGGACGTCCTGCCGATCCTGCGCAGCGGCGCCTACGTGACCCACGACGACGGTTTCTACCGCGTGATCTCGCCGCTGGGCGAACATCCGCGCATCGACGGCGTCGCCTCGTTCCGTTCCGCCCTGCGTGCCTGGGCGCAGGTCACGTCGAAGCCGACGGACGGACTGGCACTGCTCACCATCGGCAAACGGGACGCCTCCTTCGACGAAGGCATGCCCGAGCCGCGCCTGCTCCGCAAGGGCGACGGGCAGGCGTCCGTGCTCGAAGGTCATTCCATCCAGAAGATGAACGACCAGCACGCCTTCCTCACGCTGCCCCCGTCGTCGCCGGTCGAGGTCGGGGACTGGATCGCCCTCGGTCTGTCGCATCCGTGCACCGTCTTCGACAAATGGCCCCTCATCCCGGTCGTCGGCCCCGACGGCGAGACCGTGCTCGATTTCGTCCGCACCCATTTCTGA
- a CDS encoding D-aminoacylase has protein sequence MDIVVRSALVADGTGDPLTRHDVGITDGRIASVAEPGSLAGRRTIDAEGLVLAPGFIDMHSHSDLQLLANPEHLAKLSQGVTTEVLGQDGLSYAPVDDDVLAALRQQLAGWNDDPAGFDWNWRSVGEYLDRLDAGVAVNAAYLVPQGTVRMLTVGWDDRPATEAEMNAMKELIATGLAEGAMGMSSGLTYTPGMYATTEELVELCRVVGENGGFYSPHHRSYGKGALEAFGEMVDVSRRSGCPLHLAHATMNFSVNKGKAPDLLELLDRALDDGCDITLDTYPYLPGATYLSALLPSWSTEGGLDATLARLSDVDSRERIRAEIEETGSDGAHGVPIDWEAIEINGVRRDENAHLVGHSVAASARHAGKPAAELYFDVLISEKLGTSCLMHVGHEENVQAIMRHRTHTGGSDGLLVGARPHPRAWGTFPRYLARYVRELGVLDLAECVAHLTGRAADRLRLTDRGLVRAGYAADLVLFDPETVADTATFDEPRQRAAGIPYVFVNGVAAIDDGQPTGALAGHSLRNPGSAR, from the coding sequence ATGGACATCGTTGTCCGCTCCGCACTGGTCGCCGACGGCACCGGGGATCCGCTCACCCGGCACGACGTGGGCATCACCGACGGCCGGATCGCCAGTGTCGCCGAACCCGGCTCGCTCGCGGGCCGCCGCACCATCGACGCCGAAGGACTCGTGCTCGCACCCGGGTTCATCGACATGCATTCGCATTCCGATCTCCAGCTGCTCGCCAATCCGGAGCACCTCGCGAAGCTTTCCCAGGGCGTCACGACCGAGGTGCTCGGGCAGGACGGGCTCTCCTACGCACCCGTGGACGACGACGTCCTCGCCGCCCTGCGCCAGCAGCTCGCGGGGTGGAACGACGATCCGGCCGGATTCGACTGGAACTGGCGCTCGGTCGGTGAATACCTCGACCGGCTCGACGCCGGGGTCGCGGTCAACGCGGCCTACCTGGTGCCGCAGGGCACCGTTCGCATGCTCACCGTCGGCTGGGACGACCGGCCCGCGACCGAAGCCGAGATGAACGCGATGAAGGAACTCATCGCGACCGGGCTGGCCGAGGGCGCGATGGGCATGTCGTCGGGGCTCACCTACACGCCGGGCATGTACGCGACCACCGAGGAGCTCGTCGAGCTGTGCCGGGTCGTCGGGGAGAACGGCGGTTTCTACAGTCCGCACCACCGCAGCTACGGCAAGGGCGCGCTCGAGGCGTTCGGCGAGATGGTCGACGTCTCCCGCCGTTCGGGCTGCCCGTTGCACCTCGCGCACGCGACGATGAACTTCTCGGTGAACAAGGGCAAGGCGCCGGATCTGCTGGAGCTGCTCGACCGGGCGCTCGACGACGGCTGCGACATCACGCTGGACACCTATCCCTATCTTCCCGGCGCGACGTACCTTTCCGCGCTGCTGCCGAGCTGGTCCACCGAAGGCGGGCTCGACGCCACGCTGGCCCGGCTGTCCGATGTGGACAGCCGTGAGCGGATCCGTGCCGAGATCGAGGAGACCGGCTCCGACGGCGCGCACGGGGTGCCGATCGACTGGGAGGCCATCGAGATCAACGGCGTCCGCCGGGACGAGAACGCCCATCTGGTCGGGCATTCCGTCGCAGCTTCGGCGCGACATGCCGGGAAGCCGGCCGCGGAGCTGTACTTCGACGTCCTGATCTCGGAGAAGCTCGGCACGTCCTGCCTGATGCACGTCGGGCACGAGGAGAACGTCCAGGCGATCATGCGTCACCGCACGCACACCGGCGGCAGCGACGGGCTGCTCGTCGGCGCGCGGCCGCATCCCCGCGCCTGGGGCACGTTCCCGCGGTACCTCGCGCGCTACGTCCGCGAACTCGGCGTCCTCGACCTCGCCGAATGCGTCGCCCACCTCACCGGCCGCGCGGCGGACCGCCTGCGGCTGACCGACCGGGGGCTCGTCCGCGCCGGCTACGCGGCGGACCTCGTGCTGTTCGACCCGGAAACCGTCGCCGACACCGCCACGTTCGACGAACCGCGACAGCGGGCCGCCGGTATCCCCTATGTCTTCGTCAACGGTGTCGCCGCCATCGACGATGGTCAACCGACCGGCGCCCTCGCCGGCCATTCACTGCGGAATCCCGGGAGTGCCCGATGA